TACCGTCAAGCGCTGCTACTTTAACATCTTTTTCGTATTCCATTTGAACTGCCATAGTTTTTCTCTCTTTTCTATTTTTATTGCCTTATAGGCTGGTTAAACAAATTTATGCTGGATTTTATACTCATTGAAAATCAAAGAGTATTAGTCGCGGGTAAATCCAGTTGCACCCGTACGAGCGATATTTTTAATACCATATGGTCGAATCACTCGTAATAAAGCTTCACTCTTTTCAGCATTTCCCGTCATCTGGATGGTGATTGAGCTTGGAGCCACATCTACTACCGTTGCACGGAAAGGTTGGATAATGGCCAAGATTTCTGCACGCTTCTCAGCAGGAGCAGATACCTTCACCAAGATAACTTCTCTTTCCAAGTGTGGTTTATCTGTGATATCACGAATGCGAATCACATCAATCTGACGATTGAGCTGTTTAATGATTTGCTCTACTTCATCATGAGAAGCTACATCAATAATGATAGTGATGCGAGATACATTGGGGTTCTCCGTCGCACCAACTGAGATACTCTCAATATTGACTTGACGACGAGAAAGGACACCTGTAAAACGATTCAAAACTCCTGAACGGTTTTGCAATCTAGCTGTTAACATTCTACGCATGGAACTTCACCCCCAACATCTCATGATTGCTCTTACCAGCTGGTACCATCGGTAAGACCTGTTCCTTACGAGAAATATCCACCTCGATAAACATCGGCACATCCTCCAGAATAGCCTCTAGATCTTTTTCTATAGTTTCTGGATTGTCAAATTTATAATTTTTGATGCCGTAGGCCTGTGCCATCAGCTGGAAGTCAGGAAGTGTATCAAAGACTGACTCTGAAGTTCTACCCTCATAGAAGGATTCCTGCCACTGACGAACCATTCCTAGTGAGTGGTTATTCAACATGACAACCTTAATCGGTACCTTGTAGATATTTAGGATCGCTAACTCTTGGTTGGTCATTTGGAAACCACCATCACCGACAAAAAGGATGACTTCTTTTTCTGGATTGGCAATCTTGGCTCCGATAGCTGCAGGAACTCCGAATCCCATGGTACCCAAACCACCTGAAGTGACTAACTGACGCTCATTTTGGTAAGGATAATACTGAGCTGTCCACATTTGGTGTTGCCCTACGTCAGTTACGACAATGGCATCCCCATGCGTCAACTCACCGATGCGTTCAATAACGGCCTGAGGCTGAACCACACGTTCTTTCTTATCATAAGAACGAACTCGATTCTTGTCCTTAGTGACTTTTTCAATCCACTTTTCGGTATTGTTATGAACAGTTGGTTCTGCTAAAAGCATCTGTAAGGCTTTCTTAGCATCCCCCACTACAGGAATATCTGCACTGATAATCTTACCAATCTCAGCTGGGTCAACATCGATATGGGCAACCTTAGCATTTTTAGCAAAGGTCTTAGGGTTCCCGGTCAAGCGGTCATCGAAACGGCAACCAATACTAATCATAAAGTCCGCTTCCGTCATTGCAATGTTGGC
This genomic stretch from Streptococcus sp. 1643 harbors:
- a CDS encoding acetolactate synthase large subunit, which encodes MEKISLESPKTGSDLVLETLRDLGIDTIFGYPGGAVLPLYDAIYNFKGIRHILGRHEQGCLHEAEGYAKSTGKLGVAVVTSGPGATNAITGIADAMSDSVPLLVFTGQVARAGIGKDAFQEADIVGITMPITKYNYQVRETADIPRIITEAVHIATTGRPGPVVIDLPKDVSALETDFIYSPEVNLPSYQPTLDPNDMQIKKILKQLSKAKKPVLLAGGGISYAEASKELNEFAERYQIPVVTSLLGQGTIATSHPLFLGMGGMHGSFAANIAMTEADFMISIGCRFDDRLTGNPKTFAKNAKVAHIDVDPAEIGKIISADIPVVGDAKKALQMLLAEPTVHNNTEKWIEKVTKDKNRVRSYDKKERVVQPQAVIERIGELTHGDAIVVTDVGQHQMWTAQYYPYQNERQLVTSGGLGTMGFGVPAAIGAKIANPEKEVILFVGDGGFQMTNQELAILNIYKVPIKVVMLNNHSLGMVRQWQESFYEGRTSESVFDTLPDFQLMAQAYGIKNYKFDNPETIEKDLEAILEDVPMFIEVDISRKEQVLPMVPAGKSNHEMLGVKFHA
- the ilvN gene encoding acetolactate synthase small subunit, encoding MRRMLTARLQNRSGVLNRFTGVLSRRQVNIESISVGATENPNVSRITIIIDVASHDEVEQIIKQLNRQIDVIRIRDITDKPHLEREVILVKVSAPAEKRAEILAIIQPFRATVVDVAPSSITIQMTGNAEKSEALLRVIRPYGIKNIARTGATGFTRD